AAGCGGCAGAGAAATATGCCTTGGCCCACAGCCTGGATCCGGAACATGAGGTGGTCAAGACGGCGCTGGGCCAGTTGGGCCGGCGACTGAAGACCGGCATCGAGAGCCGTTGCCAGGAAGTGAAGGGCCTCAAAATCGGCAACCGGCCTTTAGCCAAGGCCCTGGAAGACGCCGACAAGCGCCACCAATCGCTTACGGCCTTGACCAGCGTGGCCGGCCTGCTCGGCCTGGATGACGAATTGAAAGCGCAAATGGAACTGGCGTTGGACGGCCTGCAAAAAGTGCGCGAGACCTGGCGCAATCTCAAAAGCCACCTCGACGATTTTGACCGGAAACTGGCTGAAGCGCAACACATACCGCTCCCGCTGGATCGGGACAACAGCGGCGGCTGGGTGCTCGACGAGGCCGAGTCGCCGCTTCGTAGTGTCGAGGCAATTGCCCGCCTTCAACAGGAAGCGCTTCGCCTGGTTGAACCCCGGCGCAAGAAATACGACGAGGCGGTTTCCACTGCCCGCGCGCTCACCGAGCGAATCGAGCCGCTGATGCTGGCCGTTCAACGTGAGGAATTCGAGCAGGTCATCGAGCAGGCCGAGGCCCTCGAAAAACTATGGCAAAAGGCGGCGTCGGCCGACTGGGCCGGCCTCGAAACCCTGATCGGCTACCGCTACGAGTGGGCCACTAAAGAAACCAATCATCCGCGCGAGCATCGCGACATGGCCGACAAGCAAAACAAGAATTTCATCCGCTGGAATGAGTGGGCGGCCAAAACAAACAAACACTTTAATGAGTTGCGCCGCGCCGAGAAAGCCCTGCTAAAGAAAGAACTGGCCGAATTGGTTCAAGACAGCGAGTTGAAAGACCTGCTCAAACAGTGTGACGACGCCCTGAGCGCCCACCGCGTGCTGGAGAGCGTTCTAAGCGAGACGCCGCAGGCCGAACCGTTGAGCCGGCGCGCTGAAGAGGCCCGCGAGAGTGTGTCGAAGGAGGCCTACATTGAGCAAGCCGATGACATCAATAGACGCATCCTGGAATTGAAGAAGGCGGCGGGCGACCGGCAGAAAAAATTTAACGACGAGTTCAAAAAGTTGAATCAGGCATTGGCCGGCCTCAAAAATCCGCCACGGCCCGGTATTCTCAGCCCCAATCGCTCGTCAACGCCGCCTTTGGGCAATATCCAGGTGGCGCGCACGCTCTATCAAATTTGCGCTGACCTGGACCCGCTCAACGATCAACTGCCCAGAGTGAAGGATTATCTCGATACACTGCCGGGGAGTTAAGGGGGGGAAATGCGATACGCCATCATCAGCGATGTTCACGCCAACCGTACTGCCTTGCGGGCGGTGGAAGAAGCGGTACGCCAATTGCGGCGCGAGCTTATGAATGAAGAAATAACTTACTGGTTCCTGGGCGATCTGGTCGGCTATGGCCCGGCGGAAGAAGCCCTGGAGTGTATCCGCTGGCTGAGACGGGAAAGCGGCATCCCGTTTGATCCCGACACTAATCTGGGCGAGCGCTGGGTGCCGGGCAACCATGATGGATGGCTGGTTTCGCCCGGCGAACAGTTGCGCCCTGATGCCGTAGCCACCTTGCGCCGCCAGATTGATCTATTGCAACAGCCCGGTCACGAGGAGGACAGAGAGTGGTTTTTTCGGATCGTGCGGGCGGCCCTGCATCGCCAGCCGGCAGTAGATCAGCCAGATGTCTTGGGCGAGGAAACGCGTTCGCTGGTGATAGAGCCGCACGCCGTACTCACGATGGCGTTTGTGCATGCCTCGGTGTTTCCGGCAACGCGGCGGATCACTTATTTATATCCATGGCGTCAGACGTTATTGGCCGAAGATTTGCGCCAGTTGCGGATGCAATCGCCGGCGCCTATCTTGTGCTTGTTTCATGGGCACACCCACTTCCCGGTGTTTGCCCGGCTCGGCGAAGATGGGCAGACGGTTGTGTTTCAGCCGATCAAGTACGGCCAACCGATCCGGCTGAACGAAGGATGCTATGCCATCAATCCCGGCAGTGTTGGCCAGCCCCGCGATGGCGATACGCGGGCCGCTTTCGTAATTCTGGATACCGAGGCCGGCACGGTGGAGTTTCGCCGCGTTGAATACGATGTCCATGAAGTGGTGCACAAACTGAATCGCGAAAGCCAGCAAGCGCCCCACGAACACAGACAAGTCTACCAGCCATTGGTCGATCGCTTGCGGACGGCCAATGGCGGCGAGGAACTTCATAGTTATCGGGGCATTTATCGTTCCCCGGAGTGGGATTTAGAGGTCGTCAAACCGGCCTGACATTTTGACACTAAAAGGGACATGCATGAAACTCTCGCCGCGCAACCGGATGCTCATTAGACTCATCAGCCTGTGGGTCTTGCTGGCCCACGCGCTTGGTCTGTCCGGTTCGTCTCCTGTTGCGCGTGCGCAAACTGAAACTTCAACGTCTTCACTCGACCTAGTGCTGTTAATTGACAGCTCTACTAGCATGCTCGACAGCGACCGGGCCGGCCTGCGCGTGGACGCTGCTGTTTTCCTGCTGGAATTCATACAGGAGGTCGCCGGGGTGCAGGGCCTTTCAGTTCGTTTTGCGGCGGCGAACTTTGGCGGTGAAAGCGTGACGGATGCGGTTGCGCTGCGCCCCCTGCAAGGAGATGCCGCCCAGAACGCCATTCGCCTGCGTGCTGACAGCGAGTCCACCCTGTTTGCGCCGGCGCTCAATTTCGCCATTGATCAACTGCAAGACACCGGAGACTCGCAGAAGGTGGTGATCCTCTTCACCGACGGCCTGCCCGAAGGCGAAGCGGTGACTCAGGCAGGGGCTTACTTTACGACTGAAATGAGTCCGCGCCTCGACTCTTTGCAACAATCGGGGGCGCAGGTTTTTGTCGTGGCTCTGCGCAACGACAAGACTGTTCAAGTCGAAGATTTGTGGATCCAGGCCATTTCCGCCGCCCGCTATCGTGTCATTGATCAGAATACAGACCTGGTCGGCGCTTTCCGCGATTTGTTCGCCGGCATCCTCGGCCTGCGCCCGGGCGAAGCGCAGACAGCCGCGCCCGGCGCTTCGCAAACAATCAAGTTGGAGCCTTACCTGGAACAGGCGGTGATCTCGGTTTTCAAGAGCGGTCCGTCTGTTTCACTGCGCCTGATCGATCCTAATCAGACTGAAATCCCTCCAACACGTCGCACCGATCAGCATGAGATTTTCGCCCTGACCGCTCCACAAGGCGGAGAATGGAAGCTGGGTGCGACTGGCGGTGCTGCCACCATTTGGGTGGATCGCCGCCTGCCCACGCTTACCCTCGAAGGGCCAACCGAACCGCAAGCGCTCGGCCAACCGCTAACGTTCACCGGCCGATTGCTCCGTCTTAACCAGTCAATCAGCAAATCGTCTCTTGAACTTAGCTTGTCTATTGCAGGGCCTGAGAATCAACTCTTTCCGGCTCTGGTCATGGATCGTTTTGCAGATCGTTACTCGGCGGAATTTACCGGGGCGCTGGCAGAGGGCGTTTACACCGTGACCCTTTCGGCCCGTAGCGGCGGCGAGCCGGTTCTGGCCGAGTCAAGTGCTTTGACCGTTGGCGTTTTTCTCGTGCCATCCATCCGGGGGTTTGAGATTGCCGGGGACACGGTCGTGGGTCAAACCATTTGCGTGTGTATAAGCAATTTCAACGGGCACGAAGCCAGTCAGAGGATTATAGGCTGAAGTACGAAAGCGAACAGATAGAGCGAACCAAATTAGAAGGACTCAAAGCCATATTTGACGACGAAGCGCGGAAACAATTTGAAAAATACCGGCAAGCCAAAGACGAAATTCAAAAGGGGCTACAAGAGTCCAAAACTCCTGAAGAAATATCAAATCAAACAGATAGGTTGATTGAGTCTGCCGCGAAAGTCAGCGAACGGGTCGAAGAGACTCTAACGGCTGAGGTCGGGCAAACAATCAAGGATGCATGCTTGGCTTTAAGAGAAAAGGATCTGCGCAAGACCTTATCAAGGAGATTTACGATGAGGTTTTGCTGTGGGGAAACAACATCGGGATTCTTGAACATCTATCAAAACATGACCACTATCCAATTTCGTCAATCATAGAGATGGTAAGCGCCGCTTACCGCAACCCCGGCTTGGAGGCATACCAAAATGTTTATTTGGCAAGTGGCTGGCTCACGAATCTACCTGAAGAGCAGAACAGCTTGCGTAAAGTATACGAATTGCTGATTAACTTGGAGAAAGAAGCCAACGTCCGGGAAAAGGCTATTCAACTCATAGCCGAAACCTACAACAAACTTGACAAAGCGGCTATCCCTTCTAGTCTCAGGGTTCTCGTTGAAAAGGCTCATCAATGTCTGGAGCAAAACACAAGCAAAGTCGAGGCGGTAGACGCGCTCCGGGCCGCTCTTCTTGAGGAAGATAAAGAGAATAATAGCACGCTTAACAATCTACCCGAGGCGAGCGCGCTCCTGGATTACTTCAAGCGACTTGAGAAACGTCAGGATGCAAAAATAACCAAACCACTCGAATTGGCAATTTCGACCAGATCCACATTAGATATATCGTATAGCGATGAAAGAATCTCCGCCTCTGACGGAACCTATTCCTTGAGGTTATCAGTGCTCATCGAAAACAGGGATGACACATATGCGGCCAACGACTTGGTGATTCGGGACAACGGCCCTCTAATACCGCCCATTTTCAGGTTTGGTGGCAACGAAGAAAAGCGAGAGATAAAGTTGAGTGCTATCAAACCTGGGGGAATGCTGGTTGGAAAGATCATTTACAAGTATGAAACAGATCAGGATCCAACCTGCCAACTTGTCACCAACTATGACTCGACTCCTCGGACTTTGATCGCGCCTGAGAAAACTATTGATGTGCCTTCTGAAAAATATCCTGTCCCCGAGCCCTATAAGTATGATTCGGTAGCCAAAAAGGTTAGCGAAGGTGGGGTCGTATTCCTGAAAGGCCCACCGTTTTCGGGGCGCACAAGAATTCTGGAAGCGATAAAGGAAGTCAAAGATGCACGAATTCACCGCTTGGGACGAAAAACCAGTCGTCAACACAGTGGCGATGAAGAGATCAAATCCTTACTGGGCTCAATACGGGATGCTAAGGGTCCAGGGGCAGTTTTAATCGACAATGCTGAGGTGTTGGAGGAAGAAGACGAGAATAACAAGGATGCTTTTATCTTGTATTTGTCGCGAGCAGTGCGAGAAGGGTGCATTGTCGTTATTGCGCAGGGCATCAACGACACCTGGGATCGACCCATTAGAAACGCTCTGCCGGGCGCACTCGAGCGCGTGTCTTTCGAGTCAATATACGTTGGGCCTTGCAACGAAGGAGAGTGTCTTCAGTGGGTAGCTAAATATTTGCCCCGGGAAATGTCAACATTGGCGCGGAAATCAATGTGGCTCTTCTCCGGCGGCAGTCTTGGGGTGCTGGATGAACTCTGCAGTGCCTTGAAGGACTCGCCCGAAAAAATATATACCGATCGTGTCAAAGATGTGCTGGTAGACGTAGCCCTTGAGTGTGGTCAAGCATGGTGTAACGATGGTGTGCTTACGCCCATTGACCAACGGCTACTATCCGTGCTTGCAGGTGACGATTTTACCGACCAGAATAGTTGGACTACTGGCTTAAGTCGGCAGGATATTGCAGATAGCTCTCAATTCTCATTGGTTAATTCTCAGAGTTTGTGGCTAGAGGGTGGTTTATTGAACAAGCTTGCCTTGCAGTACCCGGATCATTTTTCGCACACCGACAACACTCGCCATGAATACGTCCGAAAAATTACCGATCGACTGGAGCGACTTTGGCAACTAGGCGTATTTTGGTATGGAGAACAGTCGGAAAACAGGCAATACTCTACTAAGCCCAGGCGTGTATTTTGGCGGATGGGGTGGTTATATGTGTTCGCGCGTAGCATATATAAGATGCCGTTTGAGTCTGAGATTGAGGCGCGAAAATCCGGCGCTGGCAATACTAATGAGGTGGCTGATGAAATCTAATATGTGGACGCTAAACGACTGCGAATGGGAATTTATCGGAGCACACAAAAATGGTTCGCGCTGTTCGCCAGTTGATGTTATTGTGGAGAAGCTGAAAAAGGATAACGACAAGACCCATTTTCACTTAATCGGATGCCCTTATATTGGCAAGTCATCTGTTGTCAGTTATGCTCTGACAAAAGTCAACCAAGAGAGCGGAACCGCTGGCCAGATAGGACTCACATGTGCTAAGAAGTGGTTGTTCTTTTACTTTGAAGAGCCTTCTGGGAAAGATGTCGACATTGTTGAAATTGCGAAGAGGAACCTTGTAGAATGGTGGTGTGACAATTTGGGCTCTGAAGAATACCAAAGCCTATGTAGCGACTTTGCTGCTAAGAATTGGGAGGGCGCGTTCGACTACAATAATCCTGGTTCTCCATGGTACCGATTTTTGATGAATGCTCGCGAGCACAAACTGGTGTTTCTTTTCGAAATTAGTAATCAGAGCTCGTTTAACAATGTTATTAATCTTATCAATGGAACAAAGCTATTCAAAGAAAAGGTTAAGGATGGTACATGGCGGATTATTATCGAGACTCCCCTTGAGGTAAAGCTCAACCCAAGCGTTCTGCAAACCCGACAAATATCGATTGGCTTGCTTGATGAAGCAGAGGCCAGGGGTGTTGCTAATGTTGCTAGCACGCTTGTAAAAACTAAAGATGAGACTTCTCCCGACGATGCCACCAAGATCAAGATCGCGGAGGAGATTCTTAGATGGGCTGGATATCATCCCTATTTGTTGCGTTTAGTGTGCAAAGCTTTCAAGCGCTGGCCGTCGGAATACCACTTCATTGGTATAGAGGCCCAGTTGCTTAAATATGATGAAGAGCATAACGGGATACTCGGCGATATTGCAAAGAGGCTCGTTGATCAATGCCCAATCGGGACGAACTCTGAACTGATGCCTAGTGGAAAGACGGCAGAGGTTCTTAGGATATTTCCATCGTCTGAAAATGCTCAAAAGGCCTATATTCAAGCAAAACAAAAGCGAATGTTGGTTGCTGTGTATGATAAGGACAATAATCAAGAAGGAAATGGTCTCCTTATACACCGAGACGGCAAATGGTATGTCGCCACTTGCAAACATATTACTGACAAGATTTTTGGGGCAGATGCGTCTCCGTCGAAAGACAAACTCATCAATATCAAATACAGATGGCCGCCTGATGAGATTGAGTACATTGACCTTGTTGCAGCTTTCGTCTATGTACACGCGGAGCATGACATTGCTATCCTGGCATGTACGGATCACAACATTTTTTCTGTGTTGCATGAGGATCTGTTGGCTAAAATACCCCGCACAATTCTGACTTATGGAATGCCATTGGACATCAGATATCACTGGGAAACATTGTTTCACCACAATCAGGTCAAGTTTAAAGAGGGCGACGAAAATCTTATCTATCAGAATGCAAACACGGATAATGGTTCCAGCGGGGCAGGTGTCTTCTGTGATGATGGGCTTGTTGGCATGCACTGGAGAGGCCCCGATCCGAGCATGGGCCAAAAACCTGAGATTGCAACACCACCAGCCGAGAAAAACGCAATTGCTAAAATGGAAGGAGATGCACTTAGTGCGAAACTGATTTTGAAGCATCTTGATAAGCATCTTGATAAGCATCGTGCTACAGAAACTCGATAAAGCCAATTGTCTTACGGAGGTCGCTATGCCTATGCTTGAATACAAATCAGGTGATGGAAATTCAATCTGGATTGAGGTGCCCCAACAGACATACTCTGTGCTTCAGTCGCGAAGCAATGAACCCCCGCCACCTCAACCACTAAAACCTGGTTTTTTAGATGTAGTCAAAACCAACATCATCATTTTGCGCGAAAAAATTGATGAACTCGATCTGTTCCAGCGCCCTCGAGAAGTAGAGGTCGAGTTGAGTCTGAAATTCAATGCCGAAGCCGGAGTTTGGGGGCTGGCTGCGACCGGGGTGGAGTCGGGCTATGTTGTCAAGCTCAAGTGGGTTCATGAGGCCGAAAAACCGAAACTTGGTGACAAGCCAAAATCTTAGAGATTGATGTTAGGCCTGCTTCTCCACCTGTTCATTGCCGGGCTAACCGCCTTAGGCTCAATCGTTGCCGGGCGTGGCACCTCTTACAGAACCCGCCATGTCTTGGCGCATTTGCCTGGCATTTGGGGGGTAGTTGGGGCCTATTTGCTGCTTAGTTGGGTTGAACTGGCGCCGTGGGAGTTCCTCAACAGCGGTCTGCTCGACGGCTTGATGGGCGGATTGTTCGATGTCTTTCCGATTCTCTCCTTCATTATCAATAGCCGATGGATCGCATGGTTAGGGCCTGTCTTTAACACGCTGAGCCTGCTTGCCAACCTCAATGGTTTGCTGGCGGTGATGTTTGAACTCAATTTGGATTTTGCCCAACGTTTCATGCTGATTTTGCCAGGGTTGGTTGCGCTCGCGTCACTCGTAGCGAGCATTACAGCGGCCTTCCTTCCGGTAGCATGGCGCAGCCGGCTTGGCTTCGCTCAAACCATTTCTGCGGGCATGGCGCTGTTAGGGCTAATCTTCAATCTCAACGCCCTGGATGCTTGGGGCAGTCGTGGCCGGCTCGCCACCGGTCTGGTTGCTCTGCTCACAAACGCCCAGGTTGGCATTGGCCCGTACTTCGCGATGTTAGGGTTGATTGGCTTGATGGTGTCTGGCCTCTGGCAAGCATCTCACTCGTCATCCGAATCATCAGATGGTTCGGCAGGATTTAGCAGCGACTTATTTGAGTAATCATCGACTCTTCTCCAACCCAAATGTCAGAGCCTGATTTTTCACCACCCCCCCGTTCAATTACACCTGGCCCAATCGAATTGGGATTGGCGGGCGTCAGCTTGCCGATCGTGATCGGCTTTCTAGGGCCGTGGGTTAGCCCACAATCCCCTACTTTTTATACAGAAAATCTCGGCTGGATGGATGGTTCGCTAGTGGCGCTGTTTCGGCCACTTTTAGAAGCACTGGGGTGTGTGACCGGCTGTAACTTCAGCACGCTTATCAGCGCTTCGCCGTGGAGTGCTGTTGCCGCCGCACTGGCGCGCGGCGAGAGCCTGTTCGCCTGGCAATTCCTCATCGGGACGTTCCCTGTTACGCTGTGGTTATGGTCATTAGCTTTGTCTTATCCGTTGGCAGTGCTGCTGGTCCTGGTTCGGATAGTCATACACCGACACTCATTTGCCCGACTCTTGGATGCCTTCCTGGCTGGGGTATCGGGCGTCAGCCTGTTGCTCAGTATCTTTCAGTTCCACGCCCTCGACACTCTCGGATACTCCTCAGATTTTGTGTTGTGCCTGATTGCTACACTGGCAGGCAGTCATCAGGGTTGGGGGATAATGCTTGGATTTCTTGGACACTCAACTCTGGCAACTATAGCCATTATCGGCCTGGTGAGAGGAGGGCTTTCCCGCCAAAGCGGGATAGAAGCTCTTGACGAAATTTAAGCTTCAAGCCACCTCCCCTACGATCCCTTTCATTTCTTTGCAGTTGCTTTATTACTTCTAAGTCATTTGTTGACGATATAACAGGATGATCCGTTATGGCTCTCACTAAATTTATTGGGTTAGACCTTGGGAATACTTATGCCCGCCTGGCATATACCTCTGGTATGGCAGGTATTCAGAAACCAGAGGACTTGACACCACCTCAATTGCAGGTTTTCGGGGTGCATTCTCGCACATATGTTGAATCGATCGCAAGAATAGACACTATGCCTCCGCAAACTGTGGATAGCGAGGAAGTTATTCGCTTAATAGAGGCCACGTCTGACATATTGCTCTGCGATCGCCCAATGTTAGGTGTTGAACAGCACGATTTGAATTCCCAACGGTCGATTACG
This Chloroflexota bacterium DNA region includes the following protein-coding sequences:
- a CDS encoding metallophosphoesterase family protein: MRYAIISDVHANRTALRAVEEAVRQLRRELMNEEITYWFLGDLVGYGPAEEALECIRWLRRESGIPFDPDTNLGERWVPGNHDGWLVSPGEQLRPDAVATLRRQIDLLQQPGHEEDREWFFRIVRAALHRQPAVDQPDVLGEETRSLVIEPHAVLTMAFVHASVFPATRRITYLYPWRQTLLAEDLRQLRMQSPAPILCLFHGHTHFPVFARLGEDGQTVVFQPIKYGQPIRLNEGCYAINPGSVGQPRDGDTRAAFVILDTEAGTVEFRRVEYDVHEVVHKLNRESQQAPHEHRQVYQPLVDRLRTANGGEELHSYRGIYRSPEWDLEVVKPA
- a CDS encoding VWA domain-containing protein, with the translated sequence MKLSPRNRMLIRLISLWVLLAHALGLSGSSPVARAQTETSTSSLDLVLLIDSSTSMLDSDRAGLRVDAAVFLLEFIQEVAGVQGLSVRFAAANFGGESVTDAVALRPLQGDAAQNAIRLRADSESTLFAPALNFAIDQLQDTGDSQKVVILFTDGLPEGEAVTQAGAYFTTEMSPRLDSLQQSGAQVFVVALRNDKTVQVEDLWIQAISAARYRVIDQNTDLVGAFRDLFAGILGLRPGEAQTAAPGASQTIKLEPYLEQAVISVFKSGPSVSLRLIDPNQTEIPPTRRTDQHEIFALTAPQGGEWKLGATGGAATIWVDRRLPTLTLEGPTEPQALGQPLTFTGRLLRLNQSISKSSLELSLSIAGPENQLFPALVMDRFADRYSAEFTGALAEGVYTVTLSARSGGEPVLAESSALTVGVFLVPSIRGFEIAGDTVVGQTICVCISNFNGHEASQRIIG
- a CDS encoding trypsin-like peptidase domain-containing protein — encoded protein: MKSNMWTLNDCEWEFIGAHKNGSRCSPVDVIVEKLKKDNDKTHFHLIGCPYIGKSSVVSYALTKVNQESGTAGQIGLTCAKKWLFFYFEEPSGKDVDIVEIAKRNLVEWWCDNLGSEEYQSLCSDFAAKNWEGAFDYNNPGSPWYRFLMNAREHKLVFLFEISNQSSFNNVINLINGTKLFKEKVKDGTWRIIIETPLEVKLNPSVLQTRQISIGLLDEAEARGVANVASTLVKTKDETSPDDATKIKIAEEILRWAGYHPYLLRLVCKAFKRWPSEYHFIGIEAQLLKYDEEHNGILGDIAKRLVDQCPIGTNSELMPSGKTAEVLRIFPSSENAQKAYIQAKQKRMLVAVYDKDNNQEGNGLLIHRDGKWYVATCKHITDKIFGADASPSKDKLINIKYRWPPDEIEYIDLVAAFVYVHAEHDIAILACTDHNIFSVLHEDLLAKIPRTILTYGMPLDIRYHWETLFHHNQVKFKEGDENLIYQNANTDNGSSGAGVFCDDGLVGMHWRGPDPSMGQKPEIATPPAEKNAIAKMEGDALSAKLILKHLDKHLDKHRATETR